The following coding sequences lie in one Arachis ipaensis cultivar K30076 chromosome B05, Araip1.1, whole genome shotgun sequence genomic window:
- the LOC107644325 gene encoding uncharacterized protein LOC107644325 isoform X1, translating into MTLVAAMWIGGPVEEGTTEEGHGPMAEGRLNSVMALKLDAAAGCRTQIGTCAGLGAGRGDSLELSGGGGAAGRAVEGGEDVGPGQVGRDQEDGSSESQCFEDQRLEKKLTWDLAIESGAMLFNEEDDIMVILQAQNEEIARKRKVAKQKAKMRRCRPKSTKQDKNGSEDGKEACKSGRNTRSWRNC; encoded by the exons ATGACGCTCGTGGCGGCTATGTGGATAGGGGGGCCGGTTGAGGAAGGGACGACTGAAGAGGGCCACGGTCCTATGGCGGAGGGCAGATTAAATTCCGTTATGGCTTTGAAGCTTGATGCGGCAGCTGGATGCAGGACACAAATCGGAACCTGTGCTGGGTTGGGGGCTGGTCGAGGGGACAGTCTGGAACTCAGTGGAGGTGGTGGGGCTGCTGGACGTGCTGTGGAAGGTGGTGAAGATGTTGGACCAGGGCAGGTTGGCCGTGATCAAGAGGATGGGAGCAGTGAATCTCAGTGCTTTGAGGACCAAAGATTGGAAAAAAAGTTGACCTGGGATCTGGCTATAGAATCAGGTGCGATGTTGTTCAATGAGGAAGATGACATCATGGTAATCCTCCAGGCACAGAATGAAGAAATAGCTCGGAAGAGAAAAGTGGCGAAACAAAAGGCAAAGATGAGGCGTTGCAGACCCAAATCTACAAAACAG gacaagaatggctcagaggatggaaaggaagcatgcaaaagtggaaggaatacaagaagttggagaaattgctaa
- the LOC107644325 gene encoding uncharacterized protein LOC107644325 isoform X3: MTLVAAMWIGGPVEEGTTEEGHGPMAEGRLNSVMALKLDAAAGCRTQIGTCAGLGAGRGDSLELSGGGGAAGRAVEGGEDVGPGQVGRDQEDGSSESQCFEDQRLEKKLTWDLAIESGAMLFNEEDDIMVILQAQNEEIARKRKVAKQKAKMRRCRPKSTKQ; encoded by the exons ATGACGCTCGTGGCGGCTATGTGGATAGGGGGGCCGGTTGAGGAAGGGACGACTGAAGAGGGCCACGGTCCTATGGCGGAGGGCAGATTAAATTCCGTTATGGCTTTGAAGCTTGATGCGGCAGCTGGATGCAGGACACAAATCGGAACCTGTGCTGGGTTGGGGGCTGGTCGAGGGGACAGTCTGGAACTCAGTGGAGGTGGTGGGGCTGCTGGACGTGCTGTGGAAGGTGGTGAAGATGTTGGACCAGGGCAGGTTGGCCGTGATCAAGAGGATGGGAGCAGTGAATCTCAGTGCTTTGAGGACCAAAGATTGGAAAAAAAGTTGACCTGGGATCTGGCTATAGAATCAGGTGCGATGTTGTTCAATGAGGAAGATGACATCATGGTAATCCTCCAGGCACAGAATGAAGAAATAGCTCGGAAGAGAAAAGTGGCGAAACAAAAGGCAAAGATGAGGCGTTGCAGACCCAAATCTACAAAACAG tga
- the LOC107644325 gene encoding uncharacterized protein LOC107644325 isoform X2, whose protein sequence is MTLVAAMWIGGPVEEGTTEEGHGPMAEGRLNSVMALKLDAAAGCRTQIGTCAGLGAGRGDSLELSGGGGAAGRAVEGGEDVGPGQVGRDQEDGSSESQCFEDQRLEKKLTWDLAIESGAMLFNEEDDIMVILQAQNEEIARKRKVAKQKAKMRRCRPKSTKQSL, encoded by the exons ATGACGCTCGTGGCGGCTATGTGGATAGGGGGGCCGGTTGAGGAAGGGACGACTGAAGAGGGCCACGGTCCTATGGCGGAGGGCAGATTAAATTCCGTTATGGCTTTGAAGCTTGATGCGGCAGCTGGATGCAGGACACAAATCGGAACCTGTGCTGGGTTGGGGGCTGGTCGAGGGGACAGTCTGGAACTCAGTGGAGGTGGTGGGGCTGCTGGACGTGCTGTGGAAGGTGGTGAAGATGTTGGACCAGGGCAGGTTGGCCGTGATCAAGAGGATGGGAGCAGTGAATCTCAGTGCTTTGAGGACCAAAGATTGGAAAAAAAGTTGACCTGGGATCTGGCTATAGAATCAGGTGCGATGTTGTTCAATGAGGAAGATGACATCATGGTAATCCTCCAGGCACAGAATGAAGAAATAGCTCGGAAGAGAAAAGTGGCGAAACAAAAGGCAAAGATGAGGCGTTGCAGACCCAAATCTACAAAACAG agcttatag